TGCGTTGGCATTTACACGTATCGCAAATCTCGAGGCGCTCACCGCGGCAAGAAATTCACAGTGCTGGTCTTCCCACTCAAGGTCGCGGAAAAAACAAAATCTTTCCCGGAGCGTGGTCAGCGCGACCGAAAATGGCTAAGTCCCCGAAAAGCGGCAAAACGTATCTTGATGCCCGATCTCGCCAAGATCGTGCGTGGTTTTGACCCGAAACTGAAGTCCTGAACCGCTTGATCCCCGCGCTCGGCATCCATATGTTCGCACAACATCAAGACGACAGCCACAACGCATCACAGGCATGATCAGTTACACTCTCAAATGCGCGAACGACCACCGGTTTGACAGCTGGTTTCAATCTGCAGACGCTTTTGACAAGCTCAAAGCTGCAGGAATGGTCACCTGCGCCGTGTGTGGTGACAAACACATCCAAAAAGCGATGATGGCTCCGCGTGTGCGCCCTGCGCGGGACGCTGCTGCCCAGCCATCCAGCCAAGAACCGGTTGCCCCTCCCCCGACCCAATTATCAGAACCCGCGAACGAGGCCGAAGCCGCGCTGGCGAAACTGCGCAAACAGGTTGAGGAAAACTCGGACTACGTCGGGAAGGATTTTGCCTCGCAAGCCCGCGCGATGCACGAAGGCTCGGCGCCTGAACGTGCGATTTACGGCGAAGCCAAACTGGACGAGGCCAAAGCGCTCATCGAAGACGGCGTACCGGTCGCGCCCCTCCCATTTAATATCGGTCGCAAAACCAACTGATTTGCCCTAAACGGTTTTCGCGAGGCATTTCAGGAGGAATACATGCACGTCGTTATCACTGGCGCAAACCGAGGTATCGGTCAGGCTCTTGACCACCGGTTTCGCGAACTCGGCCACGAAGTCACTGGCACAGCTCGCAGTAACGACGAGTTTCTCAATCTGGATGTAACCTCGCCGGAAAGCCAGGCTGCAATGGTCAAAACCCTTGATGCCAAACCCGTTGACCTCTTGATTTGCAATGCGGGCGTTTTTCTGGACCGAGGCCAGAACCTCGCTGATGGTTACGCGCCAGAACTCTGGGAACAAAGCTTCGCAGCCAACGTAACCGGTGTATTTCTGACAATCCAATCCCTGCTGCCAAACCTACAACTTTCGGACGCTCCCAAGATCGCGATCATTTCCTCGCAGATGGGCAGCGACACGCGAGCCCCCGGCGGTTCGTACATCTATCGCGCATCCAAGGCCGCCGCACTTAACCTTGGTCGCAACCTCGCCTCGGATCTCAAGCATCTCGGCGTTGCGGTAGGAATCTACCACCCCGGATGGGTCAAAACTGACATGGGCGGTGATGCCGCCGACATCACGGTCCAAGAAAGCGCGCAAGGGCTCGCCGACAGGTTTGATGCGCTCAACCTTGACACAACAGGTTGTTTCGAAACTTGGGACGGACGCCCTCACGCCTTCTGAGCCCCCTGCGACGCTTCCCTGCTTGCGTCGCCCCAGCCAACGGCGTAAACCGCCTCGGGACAAAAGACCAAGGGACTGATCATGCCCGTTCTCGTGATGAAATTCGGCGGCACAAGCGTCGCCAATCTCGACCGCATCCGCCGCGCTGCCAAGCGTGTTGGCGTTGAAGTGGCCAAGGGCTATGACGTTATCGTCATCGTCTCCGCCATGTCGGGGGAAACCAACAAGCTCGTCGGGCTGGTAGACGAAACCTCGCCACTTTACGACGCCCGCGAATATGACGCGGTTGTCAGCTCCGGCGAAAACGTCACCGCCGGCCTTATGGCCCTGACATTGCAGGAAATGGATGTTCCGGCACGCAGCTGGCAGGGTTGGCAAGTGCCGCTCCTGACCACATCCGCGCACAGCCAAGCGCGGATCGAGGACATCCCAACCGACCACCTGAACGCCAAGTTTGGCGAAGGTATGCGTGTTGCCGTCGTCGCAGGATTTCAGGGCCTCAGCCCGGAAGGTCGCATTACAACGCTCGGTCGCGGGGGCTCAGACACAACAGCCGTAGCCTTTGCCGCAGCTTTCGATGCGGAACGCTGTGACATCTACACGGATGTCGATGGCGTCTACACCACCGACCCGCGCATCTCCCCCAAGGCGCGTAAACTGGACAAGATCGCCTTTGAAGAGATGCTGGAACTGGCGTCTCTGGGCGCCAAGGTCCTGCAAACCCGCTCTGTCGAGCTCGCCATGCGCTACAAGGTGAAACTGCGCGTGCTCAGCTCTTTTGAAGAACAATCCGACGAGGCAGGCACGCTGGTCTGCGATGAGGAGGAAATCATGGAATCCAATGTTGTGGCCGGTGTGGCCTACTCCCGCGACGAAGCCAAAATGACCCTTCTGTCGGTGGCTGACCGCCCGGGCATCGCCTCAATCATCTTCGGCTGTCTATCTGATGCCGGGGTCAACGTTGACATGATCGTGCAAAATATCTCGGAAGATGGTCGCACCGACATGACCTATTCGCTTCCCACCGATCAGGTGAAGCGGGCCGAGCAAGCACTTGATCAGCTCAAGAACGATGGTGGCTTGAACTTCCAGGAGTTGGTGATCGACGAAGACGTTGCCAAGGTCTCCGTGGTCGGCATCGGCATGCGGTCCCAATCCGGTGTTGCCGCCAAAATGTTCAAGGTTCTGTCGGATGAAGGTATCAACATCAAGGTTATCACCACCTCCGAGATCAAAATCTCCGTCCTGATCGATCGCAAGTACATGGAGCTTGCAGTCCAAGCGCTGCACGATGCGTTCGAACTCGAAAAAGCCTAGTGCTTCACACATAAATCGCAAAAGGCTTCCGACAGTTGTCGGGAGCCTTTTTCTTTTTTGGCAGCTGATAGAAATATAAGCACTGCTTCGTCGCCTCGGGGAGAAAAGGACACCCTGTCGCGGCGGCATACGGCATTTTCCGTTTTTCTTTTCCGCCGCTTGTGTTCTATTCGACCGGCAGCAAGGACCCGGAAGACTTCATGGCGCAAGACACGCAAACCGAAAGCCGCAAACTGCTTCAGCGGTTGCGCGACGCGCTGGCTGAAGACAGCGCCGGTCAGGAGCGTCTCGACAAGATCACGCATCTGATCGCGACCTCCATGGGCACCGAGGTCTGCTCTATTTATCTATTTCGCGACGAAGAAACGCTCGAACTCTGCGCTACCGAAGGTCTAAACGCGGAAGCGGTGCACCAGACCCGCATGCGCGTTGGCGAAGGCCTTGTTGGTCGCGTGGCCAAATCTTCCAAAGTCGTCAACACCGACGACGCCCCATCGGCCAAAGGGTTCCGGTACATGCCGGAAACGGGCGAAGAAATTTATTCTTCCTTTTGCGGCGTGCCAGTCCAGCGACTGGGCGACAATCTCGGCGTACTGGTGGTTCAGTCCAAGGACAAGCGCACCTATTCTCCTGACGAAGTCTATGC
This genomic window from Shimia isoporae contains:
- a CDS encoding aspartate kinase; protein product: MPVLVMKFGGTSVANLDRIRRAAKRVGVEVAKGYDVIVIVSAMSGETNKLVGLVDETSPLYDAREYDAVVSSGENVTAGLMALTLQEMDVPARSWQGWQVPLLTTSAHSQARIEDIPTDHLNAKFGEGMRVAVVAGFQGLSPEGRITTLGRGGSDTTAVAFAAAFDAERCDIYTDVDGVYTTDPRISPKARKLDKIAFEEMLELASLGAKVLQTRSVELAMRYKVKLRVLSSFEEQSDEAGTLVCDEEEIMESNVVAGVAYSRDEAKMTLLSVADRPGIASIIFGCLSDAGVNVDMIVQNISEDGRTDMTYSLPTDQVKRAEQALDQLKNDGGLNFQELVIDEDVAKVSVVGIGMRSQSGVAAKMFKVLSDEGINIKVITTSEIKISVLIDRKYMELAVQALHDAFELEKA
- a CDS encoding DUF1178 family protein; the encoded protein is MISYTLKCANDHRFDSWFQSADAFDKLKAAGMVTCAVCGDKHIQKAMMAPRVRPARDAAAQPSSQEPVAPPPTQLSEPANEAEAALAKLRKQVEENSDYVGKDFASQARAMHEGSAPERAIYGEAKLDEAKALIEDGVPVAPLPFNIGRKTN
- a CDS encoding SDR family NAD(P)-dependent oxidoreductase, with translation MHVVITGANRGIGQALDHRFRELGHEVTGTARSNDEFLNLDVTSPESQAAMVKTLDAKPVDLLICNAGVFLDRGQNLADGYAPELWEQSFAANVTGVFLTIQSLLPNLQLSDAPKIAIISSQMGSDTRAPGGSYIYRASKAAALNLGRNLASDLKHLGVAVGIYHPGWVKTDMGGDAADITVQESAQGLADRFDALNLDTTGCFETWDGRPHAF